Genomic DNA from Halobaculum sp. CBA1158:
CCTCGGCGTCCGCGAGTCCGGTTATCTCCGCGAGCGCGCCGACGGCCTCGCGCTCCAGGTCCGCGATCGTCTCGTACGTCGCCGGGTCGCCGGGGTTCGTCGCGAGAAAGCGCTCGGCCGCCCGCCGCGCCGCCGGGTGCGGCTCGGTGCACATCGAGGAGAGCACGCGCTCGAACGACTGCGGGCGTCGTTCGTCGACGGGCGACTGCATTGCCGTACCGACGGGGTGAACGGGAGTTAGGGGTTGCGCTTTCGGGCGTCGGGTTCGCGTCCGACGACGGTCAGCGCACGTCGTCGAGGATCAGCTTCTGCTCGGTGCGCTTGACCTCGTGTTGCACGTCGCGGACGGCGTCGATGTTCGCGGAGATGCTCGTGACGCCCTCCTCGACGAGGAAGTCGACCATCTCGGGCTTCGAGCCGGCCTGCCCGCAGATGCTCGTGTCCACGTCGAGTTCGCGACACGTCTCGATCACCTCGCCGATGAGCGAGAGGACCGTCGGGTGAAGCTCGTCGAATCGGTCGGCGACGTTGCTGTTGTTGCGGTCGACCGCGAGCGTGTACTGCGTGAGGTCGTTCGTCCCGAAGGAGGCGAAGTCGATGCCGCACTCGGCCAACTCCTCGATGGCGAGCGCGCTCGCGGGCGTCTCGATCATCACGCCCCAGCGGCGCTTCGCGGGGTCGATGCCGACGGCCTCCATGTGGCCCTTGGCGGCCTCCACGTCGTCGGCGTCGTTCACCAGCGGGAGCATCAGCTCGACGTTGTCGTAGCCCATCTCGTAGAGCCGCTTGAACGCCGTCAGCTCCTGGCGGAACACGTCGGTCTTGTCGAGCGACCGGCGGATCCCGCGCCACCCCATCATCGGGTTGTGCTCGTCGGGCTCGGTCTCCCCGCCCTCCAACTCGCGGAACTCGTCGGTCGGAGCGTCGAGGGTGCGGGCGCGGACGGGCCGGGGGTAGAACTCCTCGGCGACCTCGCGGATGCCCTCGACCAGTTCCTCGACGTACGCGTCAGCGCCGTTGTCCGCGATGAACTTCTCGGGCGTGACGCCCAGCGACAGCACCATGTGCTCGATCCGCAGGAGGCCGACGCCGTCCGCGCCCGTCGCTGCGGCGCGTTCTGCGGCCTCCGGGATGGAGACGTTCACCTTCACCTCCGTCGCGGTCATCGGCTTGACCGGCGTCTCGGGGCGCACGGCCTCGACGGGTTCGTGCTCGTCCTCGCCGCGTTCGGCGGCGCTGCCCCGGCGGATCGTCCCCTTGTCCCCGTCGATGGTGACGACCTGGCCGTCCGAGAGCGCGCTCGTCGCCGAGCCGGTCCCGACGACCGCCGGGACGCCGAGTTCGCGCGAGACGATGGCCGCGTGGCTGGTCATGCCGCCCTCGTCGGTGACGATACCGACCGCGCGCTTCATCGCGGGCACCATGTCCGGCATCGTCATCTCGGTGACGATGAGGTCGCCCTCCTTCACCTGGTCGAGGTGGTCGAGCTTCGTGACGATGCGCACCTCGCCGGAGACGATCCCCGGCGACGCGCCGAGCCCCCGGAACAGGACCTCGTCGTCGCCCTCGCCGCCGTCGGTCCCCGTCGCGGTCGCGCCCGCGACGGTCTCCGCGTCGGAGCCGCCGTTGGTGACGCTCGCGCGCTCCGTGCTCGAGGGGTCGGTTCCGGTCCCGCCCGCCGAGTCGGAGATGGTCGTGATCGGACGCGACTGGAGCATGTACACCTCGCCGTCGTGGATCGCCCACTCCACGTCCTGCGGGTCGCCGTAGTGGTCCTCGACCCGCCGCCCTAGCTCGACGAGTCGCTCGATCTCGGCGTCCGTGAGCACGCGTTCCTCACGCTTCTCGTCGGAGACCGCACGCTCGACGGTCTCGCCCGTCTCGAGGTCCTTCTCCATGAGGATCTTCTTGTCGGCGACGGTCACGTCCTCGACGGCCGCCGTCTCGCGGTCGACGACGTAGTTGTCGGGGGAGACAGAGCCGGAGACGACCGCTTCGCCCAGTCCCCACGCGGCCTCGATGATGATCTCGGGCTCCCCCGTCGAGGGGTGGGAGGTGAACATCACGCCGGACTTCTCGGCGTCGACCATCCGCTGGACGACGACCGCGATGTCGACCTCCGAGTGCGGGAAGCCCTGTCGCTGGCGGTAGTAGATCGCGCGCTGGGAGAACAGCGACGCCCAGCACTCCTTGACGCGCTCGATCAGCGCGTCCTCGCGGACGTTGAGGAACGTCTCCTGCTGGCCGGCGAAGGAGGCGTCGGGGAGGTCCTCCGCGGTCGCCGACGACCGCACGGCGACGAACGCCCCCTCGTCGCCGTCGGCCATCGACCGATAGGCCTCGAGGATCCCCTCGCGGACGGACTCGGGGAGCTCCGTCCCGAGGATAAGCTCGCGGGCCGCCTCCTCGGCCGCGCGCAGCTCGGCGGAGTCCTCGGGGTCGATGTCGACGGCCGCGAACAGCTCCTCGTCGATGCCGGCCTCCTCGATGAACGTCCGGTAGGTACCCGCGGTCACCACGAACCCCGGCGGAACCGGGAGGCCCGCGCCGGTCAACTCGCCCAACGAGGCCCCTTTCCCGCCGACGGTATCCAGGTCGTCGGCGGAAACGTCGTCCAGCCAAAGTACAGCCATTTCGTACGAGAACGGTCCCCGGACGTGACCAAGAAGGTTCCGACAGGCGCAACCGTTCGGGAGTCTGTACTCGGTTCTGAGTACCGCTGCGCCGCGTTCGACCGGTCTCGGCGTCTCGGCCGATCCGGGGGCGATCTTGGGGCGATTCAGGAGCGATCCGAGGGTAATCCGAGGGTGATCCGGGCGGACTAACCGGCGGCGATGGACCGGCATCTCAGGGGACGCGGATCGCGAACTTTTCGACGCCGGCCGTCTCATCACGGGGCATGAGCGATCAGTCGTCTCCCGACGATCCGCCCGAGGAGCCGTACCTCGCGGCGGCCGCGGCCGACCGCTGGGACGTGCTCCGCTACGAGGAAGAGCACGGGGCGGTCCACCGGGTGGTTCCGGCGGGCGCGGGGTCGTCCGTCGTGACGACCTACCGACGGCGGGCGCGGTCGCGACGGCGGATCGTCCTCGCGATCGTTCCGATCGCAGCGGTCGGCCTGCCGGCGGCGGGCTGGCTGCTCGCCGCCTGGTACGGCTTGGCCGTCGGCGCGGTCACGGCCGCCATCACCGCGGCGATCATCGTCCGCAGGCGCGTGGGGGAGGACCCCGACGAGTGGACCGACGTGCCCGAGGTGATCGACGCCAGCGCCAGCGCCGAGACCGCCCGGTCCTACGGACTGGAGAACGAGGCGACGATCCGCGAGGCGAGGGCCTACCTCGACGCCAACCCGGAGGCGAGGCCGGAGCGCTCGCCCGAGGACGCGCTCGAGGCCGCGAGCGGACGCGACCGGACGTAGTGGGTTGATATCGACCGGTCCGAACTGATCTGTGGAGATCCCAAGAAGACGGAACGAATCGGAGGATTTTGACTGAGACGGGGTAACGAGGCGGCTCCGACGAGGCGGCTCCAACGAAGCGACTCCGACGAGGCGGATCCGACGAACCGGTCTCGGCGGCCGGGTCGCTTCCGGCGGTCAGACCTCGATGATCTCGTCGTCCTCGCTCTCGGGCACCCTGACCGATCCCGCGAACGACGTGACCGCGTCGCCGCCGACGGTCGGCCGGTCGCCGGTGGCGCGGACGCGGA
This window encodes:
- the ppsA gene encoding phosphoenolpyruvate synthase, producing the protein MAVLWLDDVSADDLDTVGGKGASLGELTGAGLPVPPGFVVTAGTYRTFIEEAGIDEELFAAVDIDPEDSAELRAAEEAARELILGTELPESVREGILEAYRSMADGDEGAFVAVRSSATAEDLPDASFAGQQETFLNVREDALIERVKECWASLFSQRAIYYRQRQGFPHSEVDIAVVVQRMVDAEKSGVMFTSHPSTGEPEIIIEAAWGLGEAVVSGSVSPDNYVVDRETAAVEDVTVADKKILMEKDLETGETVERAVSDEKREERVLTDAEIERLVELGRRVEDHYGDPQDVEWAIHDGEVYMLQSRPITTISDSAGGTGTDPSSTERASVTNGGSDAETVAGATATGTDGGEGDDEVLFRGLGASPGIVSGEVRIVTKLDHLDQVKEGDLIVTEMTMPDMVPAMKRAVGIVTDEGGMTSHAAIVSRELGVPAVVGTGSATSALSDGQVVTIDGDKGTIRRGSAAERGEDEHEPVEAVRPETPVKPMTATEVKVNVSIPEAAERAAATGADGVGLLRIEHMVLSLGVTPEKFIADNGADAYVEELVEGIREVAEEFYPRPVRARTLDAPTDEFRELEGGETEPDEHNPMMGWRGIRRSLDKTDVFRQELTAFKRLYEMGYDNVELMLPLVNDADDVEAAKGHMEAVGIDPAKRRWGVMIETPASALAIEELAECGIDFASFGTNDLTQYTLAVDRNNSNVADRFDELHPTVLSLIGEVIETCRELDVDTSICGQAGSKPEMVDFLVEEGVTSISANIDAVRDVQHEVKRTEQKLILDDVR